In Arthrobacter sp. B3I4, the following proteins share a genomic window:
- a CDS encoding ferrochelatase has protein sequence MSPLDPQETPEAVTDINPVTEAGRMAPKDYDAVLLASFGGPEGQEDVIPFLRNVTRGRGIPDERLEEVSHHYRANGGISPINQQNRDLKASLEAELAGRGIGLPVFWGNRNWDPYIPQTLQDMYDAGHRKVLMITTSAYSCYSSCRQYREDIGMALTETGLDGKLEVDKVRQYFDHPGFVEPFIEGTAAGLADVRAQLEAAGTPDAPLHILFATHSIPTRDAEAAGRSEGEPRQFEQDSAYVAQHLATGTEVIRRVEAETGLTAPWSLVYQSRSGAPQVPWLEPDINDAIEELAGQGVKGVVIVPLGFVSDHMEVVWDLDTEALETCGKLGLAATRVPTPGTHRKFVAGIADLISERTRSNNIADRPHLTKLGPWYDVCRPGCCANFRGEKPTIAGADTRVGTGHDPYPAGVEAVAAADGQAAL, from the coding sequence ATGAGCCCGCTGGATCCCCAGGAGACCCCGGAGGCAGTGACGGACATCAACCCGGTCACCGAAGCCGGCCGGATGGCCCCCAAGGATTACGACGCCGTGCTGCTCGCCTCGTTCGGCGGCCCTGAAGGCCAGGAAGATGTCATCCCGTTCCTCCGCAACGTCACCCGCGGCCGCGGCATCCCCGATGAGCGGCTCGAAGAGGTCTCGCACCACTACCGCGCCAACGGCGGCATCAGCCCGATCAACCAGCAGAACCGCGACCTCAAAGCCTCCCTCGAGGCCGAGCTCGCGGGCCGGGGCATCGGCCTGCCGGTCTTCTGGGGCAACCGCAACTGGGATCCCTACATCCCGCAGACCCTGCAGGACATGTACGACGCCGGCCACCGCAAGGTTCTGATGATCACCACCAGCGCGTACTCCTGCTACTCCAGCTGCCGGCAGTACCGCGAAGACATCGGCATGGCACTGACCGAAACCGGCCTGGACGGCAAGCTCGAAGTGGACAAGGTCCGCCAGTACTTCGACCACCCCGGCTTTGTCGAGCCCTTCATCGAAGGCACCGCGGCCGGCCTCGCCGACGTCCGCGCCCAGCTGGAAGCCGCCGGGACCCCGGACGCGCCGCTCCACATCCTCTTCGCCACGCACTCCATCCCGACCCGCGATGCGGAGGCCGCCGGCCGCTCGGAGGGGGAGCCGCGCCAGTTCGAGCAGGACTCCGCCTACGTCGCCCAGCACCTCGCGACCGGCACCGAGGTCATCCGCCGGGTGGAAGCCGAAACCGGACTCACCGCACCGTGGTCTCTCGTGTATCAGTCCCGCTCTGGCGCGCCGCAGGTGCCGTGGCTCGAGCCCGACATCAACGACGCGATTGAAGAACTCGCCGGCCAGGGCGTCAAAGGCGTCGTAATCGTGCCGCTGGGCTTTGTCAGCGACCACATGGAAGTCGTCTGGGACCTCGACACCGAAGCCCTGGAAACCTGCGGCAAGCTGGGCCTGGCCGCCACCCGCGTACCCACGCCGGGAACGCACCGGAAATTCGTCGCCGGGATCGCGGACCTGATCAGCGAGCGGACCAGGTCGAACAACATCGCCGACCGGCCGCACCTGACCAAGCTTGGACCCTGGTACGACGTCTGCCGGCCGGGCTGCTGCGCGAACTTCCGCGGCGAGAAGCCCACGATCGCCGGCGCGGACACCCGTGTCGGGACCGGGCACGACCCGTACCCGGCCGGGGTCGAGGCTGTTGCCGCTGCCGACGGACAGGCCGCGCTGTGA
- the hemC gene encoding hydroxymethylbilane synthase — protein MTIRIGTRASKLALTQTQQTADQLAAVGGFPVELVHVRTDGDILTGSLSQMGGTGVFVAALRDALLRDVCDVAVHSLKDLPTGAALGLTLAATPKRVDVRDVLCARDGLKLADLPAGATVGTGSPRRAAQLRAARPDLVIRDIRGNVDTRLGRVPGLPGNADSAVVEGKPGDLDAVVLAAAGLHRIGRLDAVTEFLETDVMLPAAGQGSLAIECRTADAPRKAGSTEGSQGVLAQALAALDDPDTRLAVTAERALLARLEAGCAAPVGAYAYRKGSMLHLEAVVCAVDGTATVRDKKATDGLTEAGATLLGIELAEALLAAGAADIADLAAS, from the coding sequence GTGACCATCCGGATCGGCACCCGGGCCAGCAAACTCGCCCTCACCCAGACCCAGCAGACCGCGGACCAATTGGCCGCCGTCGGCGGTTTCCCGGTGGAACTCGTGCACGTCCGCACCGACGGCGACATCCTCACCGGCTCACTTTCCCAGATGGGCGGCACCGGAGTCTTCGTGGCGGCGCTGCGTGATGCCCTGCTCCGGGACGTCTGCGACGTCGCCGTCCACTCGCTCAAGGACCTGCCCACCGGTGCCGCCCTTGGCCTGACGCTCGCAGCGACGCCGAAGCGCGTGGACGTGCGCGACGTACTCTGCGCCCGGGACGGGCTCAAACTCGCCGACCTGCCGGCCGGCGCCACTGTGGGCACCGGTTCCCCGCGGCGTGCCGCCCAGTTGCGTGCAGCCCGCCCCGACCTGGTCATCCGCGACATCCGCGGCAACGTCGACACCCGCCTCGGCCGCGTGCCGGGCCTGCCGGGCAACGCGGACAGTGCCGTCGTGGAAGGAAAACCCGGCGACCTCGACGCCGTCGTGCTCGCCGCCGCCGGCCTGCACCGGATCGGCAGGCTCGACGCGGTCACCGAGTTCCTGGAAACCGACGTGATGCTCCCCGCGGCCGGGCAGGGCTCGCTCGCAATCGAATGCCGCACCGCCGATGCGCCCCGCAAGGCCGGATCCACCGAGGGCTCGCAGGGCGTACTGGCCCAGGCGCTGGCAGCCCTGGATGATCCTGACACCAGGCTGGCGGTCACCGCCGAACGCGCCCTCCTGGCTAGGCTCGAAGCCGGTTGCGCGGCCCCGGTCGGCGCCTACGCCTACCGCAAGGGCAGCATGCTGCACCTCGAGGCAGTCGTCTGCGCCGTGGACGGCACCGCAACTGTCCGCGACAAGAAAGCCACCGACGGACTGACCGAAGCCGGTGCCACGCTGCTGGGAATTGAGCTTGCCGAAGCGTTGCTCGCGGCAGGCGCGGCCGACATCGCCGACCTGGCCGCTTCCTGA
- a CDS encoding uroporphyrinogen-III synthase produces MGRRSAHLRPDGDAGPRVLEGARVLVTRSPERAGALVSALRETGAEPLLLPLIDFERASDQHSLDVAFDALGAGAYSWLVISSVTTVQVLQGMAADRGAALSAWLPGNLQVAAIGPSTRRALEGLDIAVDLAPAGQQSGAGLLDIWPEGPGSVLLPQADIADPRLRRGLAARGAWVQAVTAYRTVDYPADPDRSLAGLFPPDEHGAPVLTPADAKVALDAGELHAIVAASPSAARRVCSALAPLGPCRLVAIGRSTEAEARGLGLVVAAVADEPTPSGLVAAVIEALDPGHPHSTPPTRRL; encoded by the coding sequence ATGGGACGCCGCAGCGCACACCTCCGGCCGGACGGGGACGCCGGGCCCAGGGTGCTCGAAGGCGCCCGGGTGCTGGTCACCCGCAGCCCGGAGCGGGCCGGGGCGCTGGTGTCCGCGCTGCGTGAGACCGGCGCCGAGCCGCTGCTGCTGCCGCTCATCGACTTCGAACGCGCCTCGGACCAGCATTCACTCGATGTGGCCTTCGACGCCCTCGGCGCCGGAGCCTACTCCTGGCTCGTTATCAGCAGTGTCACCACGGTCCAGGTCCTCCAGGGGATGGCGGCCGATCGCGGCGCTGCCCTCAGTGCCTGGCTGCCCGGCAACCTCCAGGTGGCAGCAATCGGCCCGTCGACGCGCCGGGCACTGGAAGGCCTGGACATCGCCGTGGACCTCGCCCCGGCTGGTCAGCAGTCCGGAGCCGGGCTGCTGGACATCTGGCCGGAGGGCCCGGGCAGCGTGCTGCTTCCGCAGGCCGACATCGCCGACCCGCGGCTGCGCCGGGGACTGGCGGCCCGCGGCGCCTGGGTGCAGGCGGTCACCGCCTACCGGACCGTGGACTACCCTGCGGACCCGGACCGAAGCCTGGCCGGACTGTTCCCCCCGGACGAGCACGGCGCCCCCGTGCTGACCCCGGCCGACGCGAAGGTGGCCCTCGACGCCGGCGAACTGCACGCCATCGTCGCCGCCTCCCCGAGCGCCGCCCGGCGCGTCTGCTCAGCCCTGGCACCGCTGGGCCCCTGCCGCCTTGTCGCGATCGGACGGTCAACGGAGGCCGAGGCCCGGGGTCTGGGCCTCGTCGTCGCCGCGGTCGCCGACGAACCCACCCCTTCCGGCCTTGTCGCGGCCGTTATCGAGGCCCTGGATCCAGGGCACCCCCACTCCACCCCGCCCACCCGCAGACTGTGA
- the hemB gene encoding porphobilinogen synthase, translating to MSFPTHRPRRLRTTPAMRRLTAEYRLSPAELILPAFIREGLSEPNPIDSMPGVQQHTTDSLKRAAAEAVQLGVGGIMLFGVPAQRDARGTASLDPDGVLNKAIRDVKAEVGDELVIMSDVCLDEFTDHGHCGVLDAHGYVDNDATLEIYGQMAVAQAEAGAHVLGPSGMMDGQIAVIRQALEQAGHANTAVVAYAAKYASAFYGPFREAVDSQLTGDRRTYQMDGANRREAILEVELDLEEGADMVMVKPAMSYLDILADVAAMSPVPVAAYQISGEYSMIEAAAANVWIDRRAAITESVLGIKRAGANMVLTYWASELAGWLKES from the coding sequence ATGAGCTTCCCGACCCACCGCCCCCGCCGGCTCCGCACCACCCCCGCGATGCGGCGCCTCACTGCCGAATACCGGCTCTCCCCGGCAGAACTGATCCTGCCCGCATTCATCCGCGAGGGCCTCTCGGAACCAAACCCGATCGACTCGATGCCCGGCGTGCAGCAGCACACCACCGACTCGCTCAAACGTGCCGCCGCGGAGGCCGTACAGCTGGGCGTCGGCGGCATCATGCTCTTCGGCGTTCCGGCCCAGCGGGACGCCCGCGGCACAGCCTCGCTGGACCCGGACGGCGTGCTGAACAAGGCCATCCGCGATGTGAAAGCAGAAGTCGGCGACGAGCTGGTCATCATGAGCGACGTCTGCCTCGACGAGTTCACCGACCACGGCCACTGCGGCGTCCTGGATGCGCACGGTTACGTGGACAACGACGCGACCCTCGAGATCTACGGGCAGATGGCCGTCGCACAGGCCGAGGCCGGCGCCCATGTCCTCGGCCCGTCCGGAATGATGGACGGTCAAATCGCCGTGATCCGCCAGGCCCTTGAACAGGCCGGGCACGCCAACACCGCCGTCGTGGCCTACGCCGCCAAGTACGCCTCCGCCTTCTACGGCCCGTTCCGTGAAGCGGTGGATTCGCAACTCACCGGGGACCGGCGCACCTACCAGATGGACGGCGCCAACCGCCGTGAAGCGATCCTCGAGGTGGAACTGGACCTCGAGGAAGGCGCCGACATGGTGATGGTCAAGCCGGCCATGAGCTACCTCGACATCCTCGCCGACGTCGCCGCGATGAGCCCGGTGCCGGTGGCCGCCTACCAGATCTCCGGGGAGTACTCGATGATCGAAGCTGCCGCTGCGAACGTCTGGATCGACCGCCGCGCAGCCATCACCGAATCCGTGCTGGGCATCAAGCGGGCAGGTGCCAACATGGTCCTGACCTACTGGGCGAGCGAACTCGCCGGCTGGCTGAAGGAATCCTGA
- a CDS encoding LLM class flavin-dependent oxidoreductase, translated as MTRPPVPDPASAPNPTAPVGQDRILLGLNTFGDVGVFPDGHPVPHAQVLRQLLEQAELADQVGLHAFGVGEHHRRDFAVSAPEVFLAAAAARTRNIRLGSAVTVLSSDDPIRVFQRFATVDALSNGRAEVMLGRGSFVESFPLFGLDLADYEVLFEEKLELFDKVRTQKPVKWEGRTRPAINGLSVYPPLEHHLLPAWIGVGGTPESVLRCAEYGYPIIFAIIGGQPRSFAPLAGLYREAMSKYDHPMQQMATHSPGHVAASDEEAREGFFPHWIGQRNQLGAERGWGPGSRAEFDYLCSPEGALYVGSPETVAAKIALLKQNLGVDRFDLKYSNGTLPHAAMMRSIELFGTEVAPRVDALIAGPRTAPDQHLKE; from the coding sequence ATGACGCGCCCGCCGGTACCCGACCCGGCGTCCGCGCCCAACCCCACCGCCCCGGTGGGACAGGACCGCATCCTCCTGGGCCTGAACACCTTCGGCGACGTCGGCGTATTCCCGGACGGGCACCCGGTTCCGCACGCCCAGGTGCTGCGCCAACTGTTGGAACAGGCTGAGTTGGCGGACCAGGTGGGACTGCACGCCTTCGGGGTGGGGGAGCATCATAGGCGCGACTTCGCCGTCTCCGCGCCCGAGGTCTTCCTTGCCGCCGCGGCCGCGCGGACCAGGAATATCCGCCTCGGCTCCGCTGTCACCGTGCTCAGCTCCGATGACCCCATCCGGGTCTTCCAGCGTTTCGCCACCGTCGACGCGCTCTCCAACGGCCGTGCCGAAGTCATGCTGGGCCGCGGATCCTTCGTGGAATCCTTTCCGCTGTTCGGCCTGGACCTGGCCGACTACGAGGTGCTGTTCGAGGAGAAGCTCGAGCTGTTCGACAAGGTCCGGACCCAGAAGCCGGTCAAGTGGGAGGGCAGGACGCGCCCGGCAATTAACGGGCTCAGCGTCTACCCGCCGTTGGAACACCACCTGCTGCCGGCCTGGATCGGCGTCGGCGGAACCCCCGAATCCGTGCTGCGCTGCGCCGAGTACGGTTATCCGATCATCTTTGCCATAATCGGCGGCCAGCCGCGGTCCTTTGCCCCGCTGGCCGGGCTCTACCGGGAGGCCATGAGCAAATACGACCACCCGATGCAACAAATGGCCACCCACTCGCCGGGCCACGTCGCGGCGTCGGACGAGGAGGCGCGCGAAGGGTTCTTCCCGCATTGGATCGGCCAGCGCAACCAACTCGGCGCCGAGCGCGGCTGGGGCCCGGGCAGCCGCGCCGAGTTCGATTACCTGTGCAGCCCCGAGGGCGCGCTTTACGTCGGTTCGCCGGAGACTGTCGCGGCCAAGATCGCCCTGCTCAAGCAAAACCTGGGCGTGGACCGCTTCGACCTGAAGTACAGCAACGGCACACTGCCGCACGCGGCCATGATGCGCTCCATCGAGCTCTTCGGCACCGAGGTGGCGCCGCGCGTGGACGCCCTGATCGCCGGTCCGCGGACGGCACCCGACCAGCACCTGAAAGAATAG
- the hemL gene encoding glutamate-1-semialdehyde 2,1-aminomutase yields MTSSHPRNEELFDRARRLMPGGVNSPVRAFGSVGGTPRFMVSAKGPYLTDADGAEYVDLVCSWGPALLGHAHPAVLAAVHAAVDRGLSFGASTPDEANLAALVQERVPAAERVRMVSTGTEATMTAIRLARGYTGRDLVIKFAGCYHGHLDGLLAAAGSGLATLALPGSAGVTAATAAETLVLPYNDLAAVEAAFAKHGANIAAVITEAAPANMGVVTPGEGFNAGLARITRDHGALLILDEVLTGFRTGYSGYWGLTGGAANAAEPWAPDLLTFGKVIGGGMPTAALGGRADVMDYLAPVGPVYQAGTLSGNPVAMAAGVATLTHATEEVYSFVDARSLELSGALSSALAEAGVDHSIQRAGNLFSVAFGTSARGVHNYDDAQGQEAFRYAPFFHSMLDSGVYLPPSVFEAWFLSAAHDDDAMNRIFDALPAAAKAAAAATA; encoded by the coding sequence ATGACTTCCAGCCACCCTCGCAACGAGGAACTTTTCGACCGCGCCCGCCGGCTGATGCCGGGCGGCGTTAACTCGCCGGTCCGTGCCTTCGGCTCCGTGGGCGGAACACCGCGCTTCATGGTCTCCGCCAAGGGCCCGTACTTGACCGACGCCGACGGCGCCGAGTACGTCGACCTGGTCTGCTCCTGGGGGCCGGCCCTGCTGGGCCACGCCCACCCGGCTGTGCTCGCGGCCGTCCACGCCGCCGTCGACCGCGGGCTCTCCTTCGGCGCCTCCACCCCGGACGAGGCCAACCTTGCCGCGCTCGTCCAGGAACGCGTCCCCGCGGCAGAACGGGTCCGGATGGTTTCCACCGGCACGGAAGCGACTATGACTGCCATCCGGCTGGCGCGCGGCTACACCGGGCGTGACCTGGTGATCAAATTCGCCGGCTGCTACCACGGCCACCTCGACGGGCTCCTCGCCGCCGCCGGTTCCGGCCTGGCAACGCTCGCGCTGCCCGGCTCCGCCGGTGTCACCGCTGCCACCGCCGCCGAAACCCTGGTGCTGCCCTACAACGACCTCGCCGCCGTCGAGGCCGCCTTCGCCAAGCACGGTGCGAACATCGCTGCGGTCATCACCGAGGCCGCTCCGGCCAACATGGGCGTGGTCACCCCGGGTGAAGGGTTCAACGCCGGCCTGGCCCGGATCACCCGCGACCACGGTGCCCTGCTGATCCTAGATGAGGTCCTTACCGGCTTCCGCACCGGCTACTCGGGATACTGGGGTCTGACCGGCGGGGCGGCCAACGCCGCAGAACCCTGGGCGCCGGACCTCCTGACGTTCGGAAAGGTCATCGGCGGCGGCATGCCGACGGCGGCCCTCGGCGGGCGGGCCGATGTGATGGACTACCTGGCGCCGGTGGGTCCGGTCTACCAGGCGGGCACACTGTCCGGGAACCCGGTGGCGATGGCGGCCGGCGTCGCGACCCTCACCCACGCCACCGAAGAGGTGTACTCCTTCGTGGACGCCCGTTCGCTGGAGCTCTCCGGCGCGCTGTCCTCGGCGCTGGCCGAAGCCGGGGTGGATCACTCGATCCAGCGCGCCGGGAACCTGTTCTCGGTGGCTTTCGGCACGTCGGCCCGCGGCGTGCACAACTACGACGACGCGCAGGGCCAGGAAGCTTTCCGCTACGCGCCGTTCTTCCACTCGATGCTGGACTCCGGCGTGTACCTGCCGCCGTCGGTGTTTGAAGCCTGGTTCCTCTCCGCAGCGCACGACGACGACGCGATGAACCGGATCTTCGACGCTCTGCCGGCCGCCGCCAAGGCTGCCGCCGCAGCCACCGCGTAG
- a CDS encoding MetQ/NlpA family ABC transporter substrate-binding protein encodes MRKSLSLLATGIVTALALTACGGSSTPSAQVTTLDPAKPATLKVGASPVPHAKILEFVNQELAPKAGLKLDIKEIEDYQTPNTALSDGSLDANFYQHLPWFEDQVKTKGYKFGHGEGVHIEPYAAFSEKVKNIKDVKDGAKVAITNDPSNQVRALKVLQVSGLLKDIKDDTSVLTLSDAQNPKKLKFSENQPELLINDLKDPSVDLALINGNFILKAGLSTKNALAVESVDNNPYANFLAWREDSKDDARIKKLDELLHSPEVKAFIQKEWPNGDVTPAF; translated from the coding sequence ATGCGTAAGTCACTCTCCCTCCTGGCCACCGGCATTGTCACTGCCCTGGCGCTGACGGCTTGCGGTGGTTCGTCCACCCCCAGCGCCCAGGTCACGACCCTGGACCCGGCCAAGCCCGCCACCCTTAAAGTCGGCGCCAGCCCGGTTCCGCACGCCAAGATCCTCGAGTTCGTCAACCAGGAGCTCGCTCCGAAGGCCGGCCTCAAGCTGGACATCAAGGAAATCGAGGATTACCAGACGCCCAACACAGCGCTCAGCGATGGATCCCTCGACGCCAACTTCTACCAGCACCTGCCCTGGTTTGAGGACCAGGTGAAGACCAAGGGGTACAAGTTCGGCCACGGTGAAGGCGTTCACATCGAGCCGTACGCCGCGTTCTCGGAAAAGGTCAAGAACATCAAGGACGTCAAGGACGGCGCTAAGGTTGCGATCACGAACGACCCGTCGAACCAGGTACGCGCTTTGAAGGTCCTCCAGGTCTCAGGCCTGCTCAAGGACATCAAAGACGACACCTCCGTGCTGACGCTCAGCGACGCCCAGAACCCGAAGAAGCTGAAGTTCTCTGAGAACCAGCCGGAGCTGCTGATCAATGACCTGAAGGACCCCTCGGTGGACCTGGCCCTCATCAACGGCAACTTCATCCTCAAGGCCGGCCTGAGCACCAAGAACGCCCTTGCAGTGGAATCAGTGGACAACAACCCCTACGCGAACTTCCTCGCCTGGCGTGAGGACTCCAAGGACGACGCTCGGATCAAGAAACTCGACGAGCTGCTCCACTCCCCCGAGGTCAAAGCCTTCATCCAGAAGGAATGGCCCAACGGCGACGTGACTCCGGCCTTCTAA
- a CDS encoding methionine ABC transporter permease gives MNDLFGNPVLAKALPEAIVETLQMVGISAFFTVLIGLPLGVFLHVTAPGGLRPMPVTNRILSDVIVNITRSIPFAILMVALIPLARALTGTSLGPIAASVSLSIGTIPFFARLVESCLRDVHHGKIDAAQVMGSTNMQVISKVMLRESLPALVAAATTTVVTLVGYSAMAGLVGGGGLGKLAYNYGFQRFDVTVMIVTIVLIVVLVQVIQLAGERISRSLDHR, from the coding sequence ATGAATGACCTTTTCGGCAACCCCGTGCTGGCCAAAGCCCTTCCCGAAGCGATCGTGGAGACGCTGCAGATGGTTGGAATCTCGGCTTTCTTCACCGTGCTGATCGGCCTGCCCCTGGGCGTCTTCCTCCACGTCACGGCACCTGGCGGGTTGCGCCCCATGCCCGTCACCAACCGGATCCTCAGCGATGTCATCGTCAACATCACCCGGTCCATTCCCTTCGCGATCTTGATGGTGGCCCTTATCCCGCTGGCGCGCGCGCTGACGGGAACCAGCCTGGGACCGATCGCCGCCTCCGTGTCACTATCCATCGGCACCATCCCCTTCTTTGCCCGCCTCGTGGAGTCATGCCTGCGCGACGTGCACCACGGCAAGATCGATGCCGCTCAGGTGATGGGATCGACGAACATGCAGGTCATCAGCAAGGTGATGTTGCGAGAATCCCTTCCGGCTCTCGTCGCAGCCGCGACCACCACGGTGGTGACGCTGGTGGGCTACTCCGCAATGGCCGGCCTGGTCGGCGGCGGCGGGCTGGGCAAGCTGGCCTACAACTACGGCTTCCAGCGCTTCGACGTCACAGTCATGATCGTCACCATCGTTCTGATCGTCGTCCTCGTCCAAGTCATTCAGCTGGCGGGCGAGCGGATCTCGCGCAGCCTCGACCACCGCTAG